Proteins encoded by one window of Candidatus Methanoperedens sp.:
- a CDS encoding CoB--CoM heterodisulfide reductase iron-sulfur subunit A family protein: MSDNKGDEKPVESKVDQEEKRVGVFVCECGVNIGGVVNTKAVAEYIGTLPGVKVTSVNKFTCSDSGQADIQSKIKEHNLNRVVVAACSPKTHEPTFRACIEEMGLNQYFLEFVNIRDHCSWIHMWEKEKATEKAKDLIRMGTERAKLLEPLQASEVPVTDKALVIGAGVAGMQSALDLADMGFQVYLVEKEPSIGGRMARFDKVFPTNDCSICILGPKMVEVARNKNIKIMSYSEVKAVDGYVGNFNVKIEHKPRYLDVAKCTGCAKCSEVCPVEVPYDFNEGFGTRKAIYVPFPQAVPLRALIDKENCINCKACAKACQSGAINYDMQTSYTDLNVGVIIGAVGFKTYDPEPKHDFGYGLYDNIITAMEFERLLNAAGPTGGHVVRPSDCKEPIRVGFVNCVGSRDKATNIYCSGVCCMYTIKNAQLLKEKRPETDHTIMYIDIRTPFRAYEESYNRSRNLGVKFLRGRPVEVKEDPVTKNIKVRVEDTLAGEMRNLEFDLLVLATGIVPNEGIGQIQQLLKLSKAADGLLMEAHPKLKPVDTTIDGVFLAGCASGPKDIPYAVSQGSACAGRATILLKNKKAITEGITAVVNPDVCVGCNVCIPMCPFQAIKFDEKAGKANVVKALCKGCGTCVAACPTGALEQSHFKNKQILAQVKNVFKFQEVAA, from the coding sequence ATGAGTGATAATAAGGGCGATGAGAAACCTGTTGAATCAAAGGTTGATCAGGAAGAAAAACGGGTTGGAGTATTTGTTTGTGAATGCGGCGTAAATATCGGAGGTGTCGTAAATACTAAAGCAGTGGCCGAATATATAGGAACGCTGCCTGGCGTAAAAGTAACATCCGTTAATAAGTTCACATGTTCTGACTCAGGCCAGGCTGATATCCAGTCTAAAATAAAAGAACACAACCTAAACCGTGTGGTAGTTGCAGCATGTTCTCCCAAGACGCATGAACCGACATTCCGTGCCTGTATTGAAGAGATGGGTTTGAACCAGTATTTCCTTGAATTCGTAAATATCAGAGATCATTGCTCCTGGATCCACATGTGGGAGAAGGAGAAAGCCACCGAGAAAGCAAAAGATCTTATTCGCATGGGAACTGAACGTGCCAAGCTGCTTGAACCCCTTCAGGCAAGCGAGGTACCTGTAACTGATAAGGCTCTTGTCATCGGTGCGGGTGTTGCGGGAATGCAGTCAGCCCTTGACCTTGCTGATATGGGTTTCCAGGTTTATCTTGTGGAGAAGGAGCCTTCAATAGGCGGAAGGATGGCTCGATTTGATAAAGTATTCCCGACGAATGACTGTTCGATATGCATCCTTGGTCCCAAGATGGTAGAAGTCGCGCGTAATAAGAATATCAAGATAATGAGCTATTCAGAAGTGAAAGCAGTAGATGGGTATGTAGGTAATTTCAATGTGAAGATCGAGCATAAGCCCAGGTATCTCGATGTCGCCAAATGTACAGGCTGCGCCAAATGCAGCGAAGTATGCCCTGTTGAAGTTCCTTATGATTTCAATGAAGGCTTCGGCACACGCAAAGCGATATACGTCCCATTCCCGCAGGCTGTTCCTCTTCGAGCCCTTATTGACAAAGAGAACTGCATCAACTGCAAGGCATGCGCAAAAGCATGCCAGAGCGGGGCAATAAACTATGATATGCAGACTTCATATACTGACCTTAATGTTGGTGTAATTATAGGAGCAGTGGGTTTCAAGACATATGACCCGGAGCCAAAGCACGATTTCGGATACGGGTTATATGATAATATTATTACTGCTATGGAATTTGAGAGGCTTCTTAATGCAGCCGGGCCAACCGGGGGCCACGTTGTGCGCCCATCGGACTGCAAAGAGCCAATACGCGTGGGCTTCGTTAACTGTGTGGGTTCGCGCGATAAAGCTACGAATATTTACTGCTCAGGTGTGTGCTGCATGTACACGATAAAGAACGCGCAGCTGCTTAAGGAGAAGCGCCCGGAGACAGATCATACTATAATGTATATCGATATCAGGACACCTTTCAGGGCATACGAGGAATCATATAACAGGTCGCGAAACCTTGGTGTTAAATTCCTGCGCGGAAGACCTGTGGAAGTGAAAGAAGACCCTGTTACAAAGAATATCAAGGTGCGGGTCGAGGATACACTTGCTGGTGAAATGAGGAATCTTGAATTCGATCTTCTTGTACTTGCAACCGGCATTGTCCCAAATGAGGGCATAGGCCAGATACAGCAATTATTAAAATTATCAAAAGCAGCAGACGGCCTTTTGATGGAAGCTCATCCAAAATTAAAACCAGTTGATACCACTATCGATGGCGTATTCCTTGCTGGCTGCGCTTCAGGTCCCAAGGATATTCCATACGCAGTATCCCAGGGCAGCGCATGCGCAGGCCGCGCCACCATTTTGCTCAAGAACAAGAAAGCAATAACAGAAGGTATTACTGCTGTTGTTAATCCCGATGTGTGCGTGGGCTGTAATGTGTGCATCCCAATGTGCCCGTTCCAGGCTATCAAGTTTGATGAAAAAGCCGGAAAGGCGAATGTTGTAAAAGCGCTCTGTAAAGGATGCGGGACATGTGTGGCAGCATGCCCGACTGGCGCGCTTGAGCAGAGCCATTTCAAGAATAAACAGATACTTGCCCAGGTCAAGAACGTGTTTAAGTTCCAGGAGGTAGCGGCATGA
- a CDS encoding hydrogenase iron-sulfur subunit: MSAEASTATTTKTDGWEPKIVAFCCNWCSYGGADSAGMGRFQQPASARIIRVMCSGRIDPLHVFNAFLEGADAVLVTGCHIGDCHYVNGNDKTKIKYKYLENVAHELGIEKERLQLNWISASEGEKFANFIRDVTAQIKKLGPSPLKPEGVA; the protein is encoded by the coding sequence ATGAGCGCAGAAGCTTCCACAGCCACAACTACAAAAACCGATGGCTGGGAACCCAAAATCGTGGCCTTCTGCTGCAACTGGTGTTCATACGGGGGCGCAGATAGCGCAGGGATGGGAAGATTCCAGCAGCCGGCTTCAGCAAGGATCATACGTGTCATGTGTTCAGGCAGGATCGACCCGCTGCATGTGTTCAATGCATTCCTGGAGGGCGCAGATGCGGTACTTGTGACAGGATGCCATATCGGCGACTGCCATTATGTTAACGGTAACGACAAAACAAAAATAAAATACAAATATCTTGAGAATGTGGCGCATGAGCTTGGTATTGAAAAAGAGAGGCTCCAGCTTAACTGGATATCGGCAAGCGAAGGCGAAAAGTTCGCAAATTTCATCCGTGATGTGACTGCCCAGATAAAGAAGCTCGGGCCGAGCCCCTTAAAACCTGAGGGGGTGGCGTAA